The genomic stretch GGAATATTTGCTATTAATATTCATAGAGGTACCAATACCTCTGCTGCTTTTAGCATGTAATGCATTatctctaggaggcagaggctacTGCTTTTCATAAGAGAGGCTTCATCCTTTAAGAGAAGCTTTGGCCCTTTTGTAAAACCAAAATCTCTTTTGAACAGAAGGATTTTTCTTAATAAATGAACTGGTTCACTTCAATCTCTATTTGCCTGATTTTGAAATCAGAAAGGTTACAGATTAGAGTTGCATTTTAAAAACTACAATCCATTGCAGTTCACCAACTATGAAGGCACTCTGAAGCATATGGTGCAATTTCTAAATAAAAACTGTAAAGAATTAAGATGGTGAAGACAGTGGTAGACAGTAATTAAAGGTCTCAGTATTTGAATGCAGACAAACTGCACAGTCTTTAAGTGTTTAGGTATGAGAGTGGCTTAAGGGTGGTTTCAAAATGTTAATTTATTAGAAAatgattttctaattttaaataaaagctgACATGTAATTTTAAAGCAATCCAAGATGTAGAAAATAATAAGACCATGATTCTAAAGAGGGGTACAGAATACAATAATctgaagaagcagagagcagagatgcTATATGGGAAAACCTTCTTAAGTTTATCATCAAAAGAGAGAAGGTGATTAACAAAAGATTAAGGAACTCTGCTATATATCATAAAAGTGaacaatattaatatttataataaactttAAAGGTGAACAAAACAGAGAGATGGTGCATTCTAAAGAGAAATCATGTTCcttaaaaatatcaataaatataatttattaagtTGCTGTGGTAATTGCAACCTTGGAAGACAGATTGATATTGGACCAGAACCTAGTAACTTCTCTATGCTATTCTCacccaaaaaaattaaataaggagAAAAATAAGAGTTTATATGTAATTTCTCACCTCCTCACATATACCTGCAGCAAGAAAGatctaaaaataagataaatcaaaaagtaaaaaccagagatggagagatggctcagcagttaagagcactggctgctctttcagaggacccaagatcAAGTGAGTCGCAGTATatgataaacatatatatttatacatatatatgataaacaACTATATATAATCAGTGCTATATTCAAAaactagtttttatttattagttttaaaataaaagctttaaTATGAAagcttacaaataaaaatttgattaCTTTTTAAGTTATCATGTAAAGGGATGTCTCTAACCCGGGTGTCAATGAGGCCATACTTGTAGCACTGTCCTCTCATTAATTTGTATTGCTTTTAGATTTCTAGGCAAAAGCTATCATCATTTACACACTGCTTTATAAGCTAAGAGGTATTTTCTTTAACCTATGAATGATAAATCTCAGGCATTTAATTAGCTATTTGTTTCAAATTTTGTATTTTAGACGAAGTCATTACCCATCACTTTAAATACTGTTGCTTTTACTACAACTAGACCATTGTGACAACTAGAAAAGGTAAGAAGCCATCTGGATTTTCTTGCTCCACCCAATGCCTTTTGTTGTTCTAGCCAAAAGCTTTCAAAAGCCTTAAATACCatctatagttttatttttattaagtatatGTAATTCCATTCTAGCTCCTGTGACAAAATTCAAGAAAATCTGATATAAATGAGTAACAACTCGACATGTATTCAACCATCTATGATTTCTACCACAGCTTTACCGACCACTTATATCTTTTTGTGTATTGTTGGTCTCTTTGGAAACTCACTTGCTCAGTGggtatttttaacaaaaatagGTAAGAAAACGTCAACACATGTCTACTTGGCAAATCTTGTGACTGCAAACTTACTTGTGTGCACTGCCATGCCTTTCATGGGTATATATTTCTTGAAGGGTTTCTATTGGAAATATGAATCTGTACAATGCAGACTGGTCAATTTCTTGGGAACTCTATCCATGCATGTAAGTATGTTTGCCAGCCTCTTAATTTTAAGCTGGATTGCCATAAGCCGTTATGCTACCTTAATGAAAAAGGAGTCCCTGCCAGAGGCCACCTCATGCTATGAGAGAATGTTTTATGGTCACTTACTAAAAAAATTTCGCCAGCCCAACTTTGCCAGAAAAATGTGTATTTACATATGGGGAGTTGTGCTGGTTGTAATTAT from Meriones unguiculatus strain TT.TT164.6M chromosome X, Bangor_MerUng_6.1, whole genome shotgun sequence encodes the following:
- the Gpr82 gene encoding probable G-protein coupled receptor 82 encodes the protein MSNNSTCIQPSMISTTALPTTYIFLCIVGLFGNSLAQWVFLTKIGKKTSTHVYLANLVTANLLVCTAMPFMGIYFLKGFYWKYESVQCRLVNFLGTLSMHVSMFASLLILSWIAISRYATLMKKESLPEATSCYERMFYGHLLKKFRQPNFARKMCIYIWGVVLVVIIPVTLYYSVVEATEEGESQCYNRQMELGASTSQIAGLIGTTFIGFSFLVVVTSYYSFVNHLRRVRTCTSITEKDLTYKSVKRHLLIIQVLLVVCFLPYSIFKPIFYVLHQREEDCQQLNYLIEAKNILTCLASARSSTDPIIFLLLDKTFKKTLYNLLTKT